TGTGCTTTGTTGTATGGAAAAATTTTAAAGATGTGGTATACTATTATTTATAATTTAAAGTTTCCTAAAAAGGAGATAGTGATATGAAACTGAAAAAGATAACTGCAGCTTTACTATGCATACTGTTAGTTTCAGTAAATGGCTGCAGGAAAAATATAGAACCGAAGCAAGAAGAAAAAGATCCAATTGAAGGCAACATAACAATTTGGAGTGCTAAAGAAAATACAGAGCTTTTAAAGCTGCATGCTGCCAATTACAATAAAATACACAGCAAAGTTACGATAAATATTACGGAAATAGTGCCTAGTGAGCTTTCAGATAAACTTCAACTTGCACTGATGTCAAAAGATAATGCTCCAGATTTGATTTGTTTAGAGGATGAAGACGTTCAGAGCCTTCTACAAAAACGAGCCGCTTTACTTGAAGAAACTGGGAACGATTTAAAGAAAGAAAATTATTTAAAATATAAAATAGAAAATTTAAGTTTCGAGGGAAAGATATATGGCTTTCCACTAACAGTAAAACCAGGGGTAATTGTATTTAGAACTACTATATTAGAAAAAAATGCAATCAATCTTGAATATATAAAAACCTGGGAGGATTTTGCTTCGCTTAAGCTTAACTCAGCACTTCCATTTGAAGACGAGAAGTTTTATAGAGTCATGCTTAATCAGTTAGGTGGTTCATATTTTGATAAAGAAGGAAAAGCTGAGGTTAATTCAGCAAAAGCTTTAAGAGCTTCAGATATGATAAAAAAGCTATATTCCTTAGGTAATATTAAGAGTGCTAAGAATTTTGAAGAAATAGCAGGCCTATTTGAAAAAGGCAGTACTGACAGTGCTTTAATAAGTACTGAAAGCCTTGGAAAAATATACAAGAAACAACCAGAGCTTAAGGAAAAGCTACAGCAAATTAAGCCTCCTGCCTTTGAAGAAGGAGGAAATCAATCTATTTGTTTTGGAGGTGCAAACCTGCTATTAATAAACTCAAGCAAAAACAAAAGTATAGGTTTAGATTTCGCAAAATTTGCAGCTGAAAATAGGAATAGCCTTAAATCAGAAATGAACGAACTATTAGCTGTACCAGCTTATACTGCATATAATGATGAAAAAGGCTTTGGAACAAAGCTTTACTTAGAACTTGCTGAAGAACTGAATGGGATAAATTATACAAGCAAGTTTTCAGGTATTAAAATTCCTATTCAAAATGAATTATCAAATAATATAATAAAAGGTAAAGATACAAAGATCATATTAGAAGAACTTCAAAAGAACCTCTCAATACAGCTACAATAGTATTGAGGGGTTCTTTATTTAAACTTTTGAAGGCAACTCATAAACTTTTCTATAGACCTCTAAAGTATCTAAAGCTGTCTTTTCCCAGGAAAAGTTCTTAGCTCTTTCAAGGCCTTTCATGCTGTATTCTTCTTTTAGCTTGGAATCATTTAAAAGCTTTACTAGTGAACTTTCTAATTCTTGTTCATTATAAGGATTTATAAGTATTCCAGCATCCCCAACTACTTCAGGTATGGAGGTTAAGTTAGAAGTTATAACAGGTGTGCCGCAGTTCATAGCTTCTAACGGAGGAAGTCCAAAGCCTTCATATAATGATGGATAAACAAAAGCTTCGCAGCCATTATAAAGTATTGGAAGGTGGTCTTCGGGTGCAAAGCCAGTAAATATAATTTTAGAAGCAAACTCAAGATTAGTAGAAAATTTGCTTAGATACTGACCTTGATCTCTTGTTGCGCCAACTATTACTAAATTATAATCAGCATCTAGCTGTTTATAAATCTTTGCAAAAGCAGTTATTAGAGCCTTTACGTTTTTTCTTGGACTAAAGCCTCCAATATATAGGATAAATGGATTGTTAATACCGTAGGTTTTAGATAAAAAGCTTTTACAGTATTCTTTATCTAAAGGCTTATATTTTTCATCTGCAGCTAAAGGGGTAACAAAAATTTTGTCTGGATCTATAGGAAAAAACTTTAAAATATCTTGCTTAGACCATTCAGAAACTGTTATTAAAGCATCGCTTAAATCAAGTACCTTTGGAACCTCCTTTAAAAATTTTAACAGATAGCCTTTACCGACGGTTTCAGGCATGATATAAGGTATCAAATCATGAATTGTTGCTATTTTCTTGCACGGCATATTTTCGCTTAATCCAATTCCGTTTTGCGGAACATGGTAAATATCTATATCGTTTCGTTTTGTATTTTCTGGGAAAAAGTTTTGCTCAAAAAAACGATGGTGCTTTTTAGATGCCATTACAATTTGAGAGTTGAGTTGCTGAAACTCCTCATAACTGTTTCCTGACCAATATATATGGTAATAATTTTCTTTATCCAATCTTAATAGGTTCTTCAAAACATTATCTGTATAAGTACCAATTCCAGTGCCTCTATACCAATTGATACCACGTGCATCAATTGCAATCCTCATCCAATCCTCTCCTCTAAATTGATAAAACCGTAAAATGAGTCTATATATTAATAATATTATACTGTCTTAAAAAATGTTCCATTTTATATAAGTCAATCACACACTTTTAGGGCATCTCATATAATACAATTATAGCAATATTTTGGAGGTACTCCTTTGAAGATAGATGAACTTAAGCAGTTAGTAGAACAAAGCTATGGACTTGAGGTTATAGAACTTGAAAAGATTAAGAATGTATATAGAATAAAAACTTCTGACGATGATTACTGCTTGAAAGTGATAAAATATGAGTTTCCGCACTTTTGGTTTATTGTAGGTGCTATAAAACATCTTCAAAGCAAAGGTTTTGACAGAGTTCCGGAAATAATTAAGACTAAAGAAGGTAAGGACTATGTCAGCATAGACGAGCTAAATGCTTATCTTACAAAGTGGATTAGTGCAAGAGAGTGCAACTATGATAATCCATTGGATGTCTCATTAGCCGCAGTAAAGCTTGCAGAGCTTCATAACAAAAGCGAAGGTTTTATGGTAACAGAAACTATGAAGCCTAGGGTTTATTGGTATAAGTGGCCGGAGAATTTTAGAACAAGGATGGAGGAAATACTGGATTTTAAAAAGAAGATAGCATTAAAAACAGAAAAAACAGATTTTGATTATTTGTTCTTATCGGAAATGAATAAGGAGCTCAGCAGAGCAGAAAGAGCTGTAGAAAATCTTTTAGAGAGCAGTTATATGGAAAAAATCAGTGACGATATAGTAAAGTCTGGTTTTTGCCACCATGATTATGCTCATCATAATGTACTTATTGAAGAGCGCGGAAGTGTAAATATAATTGATTTTGATTACTGTATCTTAGATACAAATCTGCATGATCTAGCCAGTCTTTTGATAAGAAAAATGAAAAATGGAAAGTGGGATATAGAAAATGCAGTTCATATACTGGACAGCTATGACAGTGTCAGGAAAATTGAAAGACGGGATGTTGGAATAATGGCTGCGTTTATGGAATTCCCACAGGATTACTGGCAATTAGGAATACAATATTACTGGGAAGGCCCTCTTAAAAGTGAAGATTTCTTTGTTAAAAAATTGAACAAGATTTATGAAGATAGAGAAGAGAAACAGGAATTTATTGAAGAGTTTAGAAATTTTAAATATGGACATTAAAAATGAAGTAAGTAAATTGAGGTGTTGAGCTGTGATAAAAGATGAACTTATCAAATCCTTCTTAGAATATCTTTCTTCGAAGGATATACAGCAGCTGCAGGATTTTAAGGATAGTGAATTTTTGCAGCTTCAGGATATAAATGAAGAAAAGCTGCTGCAGCAGCTATATACTATAAGCCAATTTCACAAAAGAGTCATGGGCTACAAAGGATATATGGGACAAAGATTGGAAAATAAAACAGGAAGTGTAGTGGAGCAATACAAAGTAAACATAAGGCGGCTTAAAAGATATATAAAAAATATAAGGATAAATACAGCCTCAAGTGACTTTGAAAGAAGCCTTCTAAAAGAAGGCTATGGCTACCTTCAAAGAGCAGAAAAGTGCATAATTGAAGCCTTTAATGCAGGCTACATTGATATAATTGAAAGAAGCATGAAAAGGACGGAAATTTGCCTTGGGTTAACAGACTTTAATAACTTAAGAAGCAAAGGAAACAGTATAGAGTTTATAAATCTTAACAAATGCTGCTATAACAATATAGAAATGGATTGCTACAA
The genomic region above belongs to Clostridium swellfunianum and contains:
- a CDS encoding ABC transporter substrate-binding protein; protein product: MKLKKITAALLCILLVSVNGCRKNIEPKQEEKDPIEGNITIWSAKENTELLKLHAANYNKIHSKVTINITEIVPSELSDKLQLALMSKDNAPDLICLEDEDVQSLLQKRAALLEETGNDLKKENYLKYKIENLSFEGKIYGFPLTVKPGVIVFRTTILEKNAINLEYIKTWEDFASLKLNSALPFEDEKFYRVMLNQLGGSYFDKEGKAEVNSAKALRASDMIKKLYSLGNIKSAKNFEEIAGLFEKGSTDSALISTESLGKIYKKQPELKEKLQQIKPPAFEEGGNQSICFGGANLLLINSSKNKSIGLDFAKFAAENRNSLKSEMNELLAVPAYTAYNDEKGFGTKLYLELAEELNGINYTSKFSGIKIPIQNELSNNIIKGKDTKIILEELQKNLSIQLQ
- a CDS encoding glycosyltransferase family 4 protein, with translation MRIAIDARGINWYRGTGIGTYTDNVLKNLLRLDKENYYHIYWSGNSYEEFQQLNSQIVMASKKHHRFFEQNFFPENTKRNDIDIYHVPQNGIGLSENMPCKKIATIHDLIPYIMPETVGKGYLLKFLKEVPKVLDLSDALITVSEWSKQDILKFFPIDPDKIFVTPLAADEKYKPLDKEYCKSFLSKTYGINNPFILYIGGFSPRKNVKALITAFAKIYKQLDADYNLVIVGATRDQGQYLSKFSTNLEFASKIIFTGFAPEDHLPILYNGCEAFVYPSLYEGFGLPPLEAMNCGTPVITSNLTSIPEVVGDAGILINPYNEQELESSLVKLLNDSKLKEEYSMKGLERAKNFSWEKTALDTLEVYRKVYELPSKV
- a CDS encoding CotS family spore coat protein; this translates as MKIDELKQLVEQSYGLEVIELEKIKNVYRIKTSDDDYCLKVIKYEFPHFWFIVGAIKHLQSKGFDRVPEIIKTKEGKDYVSIDELNAYLTKWISARECNYDNPLDVSLAAVKLAELHNKSEGFMVTETMKPRVYWYKWPENFRTRMEEILDFKKKIALKTEKTDFDYLFLSEMNKELSRAERAVENLLESSYMEKISDDIVKSGFCHHDYAHHNVLIEERGSVNIIDFDYCILDTNLHDLASLLIRKMKNGKWDIENAVHILDSYDSVRKIERRDVGIMAAFMEFPQDYWQLGIQYYWEGPLKSEDFFVKKLNKIYEDREEKQEFIEEFRNFKYGH
- a CDS encoding spore coat protein, which translates into the protein MIKDELIKSFLEYLSSKDIQQLQDFKDSEFLQLQDINEEKLLQQLYTISQFHKRVMGYKGYMGQRLENKTGSVVEQYKVNIRRLKRYIKNIRINTASSDFERSLLKEGYGYLQRAEKCIIEAFNAGYIDIIERSMKRTEICLGLTDFNNLRSKGNSIEFINLNKCCYNNIEMDCYNLLSKYRRKGIKLDYRKLASKFCEYEGLEENSCTFILALLSYPYGFMKSCNRYRERTKEWSEEAYKDNLLKEMIKDGEMLI